CGTTAGCGCTAACATAAGTTTACAGTTACACGGTAAAGTTAGCGCTGCCGCGTTGAGAGGAAACAATTCGAACAGACAGGAGTTAAAGTAAGTATGAAATACGAAAATTTGGTTTTTTTGAAAAATTCTTTAATAAGCTTCATAACAGTTTACAAAAATCAGCTTTGACTTATAATCACTGTTGGTTTTGTCTTTAATGGGACAAGTGTCCCTGTCAATCAATATTAAGAATAAACGGCTTAAGCCGAAACAGGATTAAAACTATGTTTGAAAGATTTACAGACCGTGCAAGAAAGGTAATGGCGCTTGCCAATCAGGAGGCTCTAAGGTTTAACCATGAGTCTCTGGGCACAGAGCATATACTTCTCGGCCTTTCCAAAGAGGGCAGCGGGGTTGGGGCGAACGTGCTCAAGAATCTCGGTGTTGATGTAAACAAGCTCAGGATTGAGGTTGAGAAATACGTTAAGAGCGGCCCGAACGTTATCTCTGCGGGCAAGCTCCCCCAGACTCCTAAGTCAAAGAGGGTTATTGAATACGCAATTGAAGAAGCCCGCAGCCTCAATCATAACTACGTGGGCACAGAGCACCTTCTTCTCGGGCTCCTGAGAGTTTCAGATGGTATAGCTGCTCAGATTCTGATGAATCTTGGGCTAAAGCTGGATACTGTGCGGGATGAAGTGCTCAATCTTCTCGGCTCCGGCATGGAGCAGGAAGGTATGGATGCTGATGAGATGTCTCAGCAAACACCTCCCGGAATGGGGTCTGGACCTCAGCAGAGAAGACAGGGCAGGCCGAAATCCAAAACACCTGCATTAGACAGCTTCGGAAGAGATCTAACAGCCCTTGCTAAAAACAACGAGCTGGACCCGGTGATAGGAAGATCTAACGAGATTGAGCGTTTGCTTCAGATACTCTGCAGGAGAACGAAGAACAATCCAGTACTTCTCGGAGAAGCTGGCGTAGGCAAAACGGCTATAGTAGAGGGTATGGCGCAGCGCATTATCGAAAAATCTATCCCCCCTCTGCTCTACAACAAGAGGCTTATCATCCTTGATCTTGCGATGATGGTAGCGGGCACAAAATACCGCGGCCAGTTTGAAGAGAGGATTAAGGCGGTTATCAATGAGGTTAAGCGTGAGAAAAACGTTATCCTCTTTATTGATGAACTGCATACGCTCGTTGGCGCAGGCGGGGCTGAAGGGGCGATAGATGCCTCAAATGTTCTCAAGCCCGCTTTGGCTAGAGGCGAGCTCCAGTGCATCGGGGCTACTACCCTTGATGAATACCGCAAGCATATCGAAAAGGATTCTGCCCTTGAGCGGAGATTCCAGACGATACAGGTGGATCCGCCTTCAAAGAATGATACCCTCGAAATTCTCCACGGACTCAGGGAAAAGTATGAAACTCACCATAAAGTTACATACACCGAAAACGCCCTGAATGCAGCTGTGGAGCTTTCTTCACGTTATATTACAGGAAGATGCCTGCCGGACAAGGCTATTGACATCCTTGATGAGGCAGGGTCAAGTATGAGGCTTAGAAACCTCACACCCCCGCCGGATTTCACAGAAATCAACAGCCGCATTGAAGAGCTGAACGTTCAGAAGGAAGAAGCGGTGCGAAATGCGAACTACGAGCAGGCCGCAGCGCTGAGAGACGAAGCCCAGAAGCTCAACGAAGAGAAAAAGCAGAAGCAGGAAGACTGGGAAAAGGAAAACGAAAGCTTTGTAGGCGAGATTGATGAGGATATTATAGCCGAAATCGTAAGCAAGATAACCGGCGTGCCTCTTACACGCGTGGAAAAAGAGGATGCCGAGAAGCTGCTTGAAATTGAATCTGAACTGCACAAAACTGTGGTATCTCAGGATCAGGCTATCACTGCTGTTGCCAAGGCTGTAAGGCGCAGCCGTTCAGGAATAAAAGACCCCAACAGGCCTATCGCAAGCTTCCTGTTTATCGGGCCGAGCGGCGTAGGTAAAACGCTTCTTGCAAGGTCTCTCGCTGAATTTATGTTCGGCGATGAAAGCGCTCTTATCCAGCTCGATATGAGCGAATACATGGAGAAATACAATGTGAGCAAGCTTATAGGCGCTCCTCCGGGATATGTGGGCTATGAAGAAGGCGGCCAGCTTACTGAAAGAATCCGCAGGAGGCCGTATGCGGTTCTTCTTCTCGATGAGATCGAGAAGGCGCACCCGGATGTTTCCAATATGCTCCTTCAGATTATGGAAGAAGGCCGGCTTACAGACAGCTACGGACGCAAGGTGGACTTCAGAAACGTAATCCTGATTATGACCAGCAATATCGGCGCTGATATGATCAGAAATCAGACAGGCTTCGGCTTCGGTAAAAGGACTGAACAAGACAACTACGAGAAGATGTCTTCTCTCTTGGAGAAAGAAATCGAGAAGCACTTCAGGCCGGAATTTATGAACCGCCTTGATGACAGCATTGTCTTCCGCGGCCTTACTAAGGAAGACCTAACCGTGATCATCCAGTATGAGCTGGATAAAGTTCTCAACAGAATAAGAGAGAAGGGAATCAACATCGATATAGACGAAAACGCGAAAGATTTCCTTATCGATAAGGGCTACAACCCCGAACACGGGGCAAGGCCGCTGAGGAGGGCTATTGAGAAGTATATTGAAGATCCTCTCTCAGAGGCGCTTCTTAGAAACGAGTTTGATAAGTCTGAGCATATTACCATTACGGTGAAAGACGAAGACAGCCTCAAATTCGAATATTCCGCCCAGCCGGTTAGCAGCTGATAAAAGCTTAAACAAAAAATGCAAAAGGGAACGTCTAAAGAGGCGTTCCCTTTTTTTAATCCGCATTGATTATACATATTTTTCGTTTTTTCGCCTCAAAGCCTTATAACATCATACTATAAAAATTAGCTGGATATCAAAAGGAAAGGCCCTCGTGGGAACTGAGGGCCTTTTTCGATTGGTTGGGACAATATAAAAGTTTATTGGAGAAAATCACATACCTAAAACTGCTTATACCAGTCCTGGATGAATGCCCCGCTGGTTAGAGCAGTGATATTTTCTTTGTCTGATTTTTCGATTATCAGCCTTCCCACAATATCTGGGCCGTGTTTGATGGCCTCTTGCGAGATTGCCGCCTTTTCTCTCGGAGCGTGAGTTGGGCTTCTGTGCGGGTGGTCTCCGATGTGTCCGCCGCTGTATTCAACATCAAACTTGAACAGCTCCAGAACGAGCTTATCATCGAAAACGCTGCCCCTGAGGTAGTTCACATCCGTCTGAGTTCCCCAGAGTGCCCCGTGGACAATCTGCCATATACCATCAACCCGCTTGGCGGTAATTCGGTGGTGCTCGCCGCAGAGATAAGCATCCACGCCGTACTTGACCATTGTTTTCCAGAAAGCTGAGTTTGTTCCGCCTTTGAGCATATTAGCGCTTGAATTTTTGCTGCGCACTGGGCCTGCTGCCGGCATATGCCCCTGAACGATGATGAAATCCTTATCGCTGTATTTTTTGAGTTCATTCTCAAACCATTCAAGCTGCTTGCCCGAAACTGTCATCCCCATCTTATCGCCTTTGTCTTCAAATTGATCAACGGAAATAACAGCGAGATTGCCTTTAGTGAATGAGTATGCAAGCCCCTTTTTGTGCTCAGGGCCGTTTACGGGCATATTGAATATTTTAACAAACTGCTCAGCAAATACCGGCACAAGGTCTTTATGGTTTTTCAGACCGCCGTCATCGCCGTATTCGTGGTCGCCGGGAGCAATGAAGAGCCTTATATTTTTATCTCTGAACCGCCTTGCAAAACCGCCCCAATACTGGTTCGTTTTTCTTCTAACCTGATCAGGGTTCTCCCACCATCTTGCGTCCATTATATCACCCGCATTGAGAGAAAATGCAGGGCCTTCTTTCTTCATACCGCCGAGGAACCAGTCCATAGCATCTTCCCAGCCGGGCTGGGGATAATCGATATTCCAATTGAAAAGGTCTGGGAAGCTGGTGAAGCAGAAATTTGCTCCCTTATCTGAGGTGGGAAATTCAAAATCTTCGCCATGTTCGTGTCCTGCGGCAAACAAACCGGAAACAGCAATTCCCGACAGAATAACCATTAAGAATAAAGATTTAACGCTAAAGATTTTTTTCACTTTAAAGCTCCATTTATTAAACATAAAAGCATATACAGGGACAAACTGCTCATCCCCGCTATAAGTTTATAGTTTGAGCAGCGGAATTTTGACGAAAAAAACTTAAAATTTATAAATTTTACAATCAAACCCCGAAGAAAAGAGCCGATTTGAAGAACGTAAGCAGGCTTAAAATCACAGGCTCAATCGCCCCGGTTACAACAAGCATAACCAGAGCAAGGTAGCTGCCCATAGTTACTTTCGCAGGCATAAC
This window of the Sedimentisphaera salicampi genome carries:
- a CDS encoding ATP-dependent Clp protease ATP-binding subunit, coding for MFERFTDRARKVMALANQEALRFNHESLGTEHILLGLSKEGSGVGANVLKNLGVDVNKLRIEVEKYVKSGPNVISAGKLPQTPKSKRVIEYAIEEARSLNHNYVGTEHLLLGLLRVSDGIAAQILMNLGLKLDTVRDEVLNLLGSGMEQEGMDADEMSQQTPPGMGSGPQQRRQGRPKSKTPALDSFGRDLTALAKNNELDPVIGRSNEIERLLQILCRRTKNNPVLLGEAGVGKTAIVEGMAQRIIEKSIPPLLYNKRLIILDLAMMVAGTKYRGQFEERIKAVINEVKREKNVILFIDELHTLVGAGGAEGAIDASNVLKPALARGELQCIGATTLDEYRKHIEKDSALERRFQTIQVDPPSKNDTLEILHGLREKYETHHKVTYTENALNAAVELSSRYITGRCLPDKAIDILDEAGSSMRLRNLTPPPDFTEINSRIEELNVQKEEAVRNANYEQAAALRDEAQKLNEEKKQKQEDWEKENESFVGEIDEDIIAEIVSKITGVPLTRVEKEDAEKLLEIESELHKTVVSQDQAITAVAKAVRRSRSGIKDPNRPIASFLFIGPSGVGKTLLARSLAEFMFGDESALIQLDMSEYMEKYNVSKLIGAPPGYVGYEEGGQLTERIRRRPYAVLLLDEIEKAHPDVSNMLLQIMEEGRLTDSYGRKVDFRNVILIMTSNIGADMIRNQTGFGFGKRTEQDNYEKMSSLLEKEIEKHFRPEFMNRLDDSIVFRGLTKEDLTVIIQYELDKVLNRIREKGINIDIDENAKDFLIDKGYNPEHGARPLRRAIEKYIEDPLSEALLRNEFDKSEHITITVKDEDSLKFEYSAQPVSS
- a CDS encoding metallophosphoesterase family protein, yielding MKKIFSVKSLFLMVILSGIAVSGLFAAGHEHGEDFEFPTSDKGANFCFTSFPDLFNWNIDYPQPGWEDAMDWFLGGMKKEGPAFSLNAGDIMDARWWENPDQVRRKTNQYWGGFARRFRDKNIRLFIAPGDHEYGDDGGLKNHKDLVPVFAEQFVKIFNMPVNGPEHKKGLAYSFTKGNLAVISVDQFEDKGDKMGMTVSGKQLEWFENELKKYSDKDFIIVQGHMPAAGPVRSKNSSANMLKGGTNSAFWKTMVKYGVDAYLCGEHHRITAKRVDGIWQIVHGALWGTQTDVNYLRGSVFDDKLVLELFKFDVEYSGGHIGDHPHRSPTHAPREKAAISQEAIKHGPDIVGRLIIEKSDKENITALTSGAFIQDWYKQF